A segment of the Streptomyces sp. L2 genome:
AGCACGGCGAGCAGACCGTGAAGACCTGGCGCGGCGGTGCCGCCGAGGAGATCGAGGACCTCGCGATCGTCGTCGAGGGCAAGCCCGAGCCGGTCAAGCCCGTCGAGGTCGCGCAGGAGAAGCAGGCCGGGCCCGCCGAGGCCAAGCCGGCGGACGCCGCCGCGGCCAAGAAGCCCGTCGCCAAGAAGACGCCGGCCGCCCGCAAGAGCACCACCGCCAAGAAGACCACCCCGCCGGCCAAGTGACTCGCGAGGCGCGTACGGGCCGGGCACCTTCGGGGTGCCCGGCCCGTTGTCCGGGTACGGTGACGGTGACCGTGTACGGCGTGTACGAGGCGTACGAGGCGTACGAGGCGTACGAGGCGTACGGGATCGTACGGATCGGAAGACTACGGGCGGTGGCAGCATGCTGATGTTGGGCTTCGCGGGGTTCCTGGGGATCTTGAAGATCGTCCTCATGGCCCTCGCCGCGTTCGGGCTGTTCGACGCCGCGTTCCGGCGCGAGGACGCCTTCCGCGCGGCCAACAAGCAGAACAAGGTGTTCTGGCTGATCATCCTGGGCATCGCCCTGGTCGTCAGCTACCTGTTCTCCATCCTCGGCATCCTGCCGATCGCCGGCCTCGTCGCCAGCATCGTCTACATCGTCGACGTACGTCCCGCCGTCAAGCAGGTCTCCGGCGGCGGCGACGGCGGGTGGGGGCGCCGGCGCGGGGGCAGCAGCAGCGACGGGCCCTACGGGCCGTACAACGGGCGCCGGTAGCGTCCCGCGGGTACTTCGCCGTCGCCGGGTGCGGGCAGTGCTTGGCCGTTCGCGCCCACGCGGCGGAGCCGCATATCGAGCACAGCCCCGCGCCCCTGGAGGGAGCTGCGGCTCGCCCACCCAAGGGGCGCGGGGAACTGCGCGACAAGCCACGATGGACCCGCACCCGGCGACGCACCCCGCACCCCCCTCCGCGCGCCCGGCAGAAGCTAGCGCACGCGATCCAGCAGGACCACCGCCACGTCGTCCGTCAACTCTCCCCCGTTGAGGTCCCGCACCTCACTCACCGCGGCCCGCAGCAGCTCCTCCCCGCGCAGCCCCTCGGACAGCTGGCGGCTGATCATCTCGACCATGCCGTCCTGGCCGAGCCGTTCCCCGTCGGGGCCGCCGACCCGGCCCTCGATCAGACCGTCGGTGTAGAGCATCAGGCTCCACTCCCGGCCCAGCTCCACCTGCATCCGCGGCCAGCGGGCGCCGGGCAGCAGGCCGAGGGCGGGGCCGTTGTTGTCGTACGGCAGCAGTCGTGGCGCCCGGCCGGGGCGGGCGATCAGCGGGGACGGGTGGCCGGCCAGGCACAGGCCGGCGCGGCGGCTGTCGGGCGCGATGTCGACCGTGCAGAGCGTCGCGAAGATCTCCTCGTCGCCGCGCTCGTGCTCCAGCACCTCCTGGAGCGTGCCGAGCAGCTCGTCTCCGCACAGGCCCGCCAGGGTCAGGGCGCGCCAGGCGATCCGCAGCTCGACGCCGAGCGCGGCCTCGTCCGGGCCGTGGCCGCAGACGTCGCCGATCATGGCGTGCACGGTGCCGTCGGGGGTGCGCACGCAGTCGTAGAAGTCGCCGCCGAGCAGGGCGCGCGAGCGGCCGGGGCGGTAGCGGGCGGCGAAGCGGAGGGGCGAGCCCTCCAGCAGGGGCGTGGGCAGCAGTCCGCGCTCCAGGCGCCGGTTCTCCTGCGCGCGCAGCCGGCCCTCGGCGAGCTTGCGTTCGGCGATGTCGGAGCGCTTGCGTTCGACGGCGTACCGGATGGCGCGGCTGAGCAGCCGGCCGTCCAGTTCGTCCCGGAAAAGGTAGTCCTGGGCGCCGACGCGCACGGCCTCCGCGCCGCGCTCGGCGTCGCTGGAGGCGGTCAGCGCGAGCACGGCGTGCCGGGGCGCCAGCCGCAGGATGTGCCGGAGTACGGCCAGTTCGTCGCCGTCACCGTCACCGGTGCCGCCGGGGGCGGCCATGGCGAGGTCCAGCAGGATGCAGTGGACGTCGTCCGTGAGCAGCCGCTCGGCCTCGGTGAGGTTGCGGGCGGTGCGGACGCGGATCGGCTTGCCGGCGGAGTCCCGCAGCTGGGGCACGATCGGCGAGCCCGCCGGGTCGTCCTCTATCAGCAGCAGGGTGAGGGTGGTGCTGTTCGCGCCGGTGGCGGGCGTGGCGGTGCGGTGGGCCTCTTCGGTGAGGGGGCCGCCGCCGGATGGGGACGCGGCCCGCGCCTGACCGCTCTCCGCGGCCGGGATCGCTCTCTGCCGCGGTACGGGTACGGGCATTGTCTCGGTTCCTTCCCTCCCCCCGAGGGCACGGCGGGGCGAGGGACCTCGACCCACCGACGGGGACCATAGCG
Coding sequences within it:
- a CDS encoding DUF2516 family protein codes for the protein MLMLGFAGFLGILKIVLMALAAFGLFDAAFRREDAFRAANKQNKVFWLIILGIALVVSYLFSILGILPIAGLVASIVYIVDVRPAVKQVSGGGDGGWGRRRGGSSSDGPYGPYNGRR
- a CDS encoding fused response regulator/phosphatase, with product MPVPVPRQRAIPAAESGQARAASPSGGGPLTEEAHRTATPATGANSTTLTLLLIEDDPAGSPIVPQLRDSAGKPIRVRTARNLTEAERLLTDDVHCILLDLAMAAPGGTGDGDGDELAVLRHILRLAPRHAVLALTASSDAERGAEAVRVGAQDYLFRDELDGRLLSRAIRYAVERKRSDIAERKLAEGRLRAQENRRLERGLLPTPLLEGSPLRFAARYRPGRSRALLGGDFYDCVRTPDGTVHAMIGDVCGHGPDEAALGVELRIAWRALTLAGLCGDELLGTLQEVLEHERGDEEIFATLCTVDIAPDSRRAGLCLAGHPSPLIARPGRAPRLLPYDNNGPALGLLPGARWPRMQVELGREWSLMLYTDGLIEGRVGGPDGERLGQDGMVEMISRQLSEGLRGEELLRAAVSEVRDLNGGELTDDVAVVLLDRVR